From Actinopolyspora lacussalsi, a single genomic window includes:
- a CDS encoding hypothetical protein (product_source=Hypo-rule applied; transmembrane_helix_parts=Inside_1_25,TMhelix_26_48,Outside_49_57,TMhelix_58_80,Inside_81_189), producing the protein MRGVQRNGQPGQRDYRLAIYPNRIRLGLVILGALVFVLFGVFMCYQAVTAMSSAPLAGVFLALSALAIVFFGGCLIYGAVRLAKPKPVVVLDNEGLYDHASFTGVGFVAWREVSGAMADNDGTQRVLSVTLFDPSAVLDRTTGWRGFLVRGNARMMGTPVNISQNMVAMPISQLAAEIRLAAEKTTTWR; encoded by the coding sequence ATGAGAGGGGTCCAGCGCAACGGACAGCCCGGTCAACGGGACTACCGATTAGCGATCTACCCGAACCGGATCCGGCTGGGGCTGGTGATCCTGGGCGCGCTGGTCTTCGTGCTTTTCGGGGTGTTCATGTGCTACCAGGCCGTCACCGCCATGAGCTCGGCCCCGCTCGCGGGGGTCTTCCTCGCGCTGAGCGCGCTGGCGATCGTGTTCTTCGGCGGCTGCCTGATCTACGGCGCCGTGCGGCTGGCCAAGCCGAAACCGGTGGTGGTGCTGGACAACGAGGGACTGTACGACCACGCCTCGTTCACCGGCGTGGGATTCGTGGCATGGCGGGAGGTCTCCGGGGCCATGGCCGACAACGACGGCACGCAGCGCGTGCTCAGCGTTACGCTGTTCGACCCGAGCGCGGTGCTCGACCGCACCACGGGCTGGCGTGGCTTCCTGGTGCGCGGCAACGCCAGGATGATGGGAACACCGGTCAACATCTCGCAGAACATGGTCGCGATGCCGATCTCGCAGCTGGCGGCCGAGATCCGGCTGGCCGCCGAGAAGACCACCACCTGGCGCTGA
- a CDS encoding acetyl esterase (product_source=KO:K01066; cath_funfam=3.40.50.1820; cog=COG0657; ko=KO:K01066; pfam=PF07859; superfamily=53474): MALDDATSALLDRMAEQGSKPLQEMTPAEAREFMGAQQPENGPPTPEMRHVELVEIPVDGDESIPIRLLTPNDSPRGTLVYYHGGGWVLGDAALFEQLGRTLAARTGCAVALVDYRLAPEHRYPTAVEDALTALRWADKQRAALGDAEMPLLVAGDSAGGNLAAVVARRGEFDASPLRATELSGLPPAVVLTAEHDMLRDEGDAYAERLRRAGVPMRHHCFTGQTHGFLTQIDVLPGSAAGVDYIVGAVEEYLPQRWKRS, from the coding sequence TTGGCGCTCGACGACGCGACCAGCGCGCTGCTGGACCGGATGGCGGAACAGGGTTCGAAACCGCTGCAGGAGATGACCCCGGCCGAGGCACGCGAGTTCATGGGCGCCCAACAACCCGAGAACGGGCCACCCACTCCGGAGATGCGCCACGTGGAGCTGGTCGAGATACCGGTCGACGGCGACGAGTCGATCCCGATCCGACTGCTCACACCGAACGACTCACCGCGCGGGACACTGGTCTACTACCACGGCGGCGGCTGGGTGCTCGGTGACGCGGCCCTTTTCGAACAGCTCGGACGCACCCTTGCCGCCCGCACCGGCTGCGCCGTCGCGTTGGTGGACTACCGGCTCGCGCCGGAACACCGCTACCCCACCGCCGTCGAGGACGCGCTGACGGCGCTGCGGTGGGCCGACAAGCAGCGTGCCGCGCTGGGTGACGCGGAGATGCCGCTGCTGGTGGCGGGCGACAGCGCGGGCGGGAATCTCGCGGCGGTGGTCGCGCGGCGCGGCGAGTTCGATGCCTCCCCGCTGCGTGCGACCGAGCTGTCCGGACTACCGCCCGCCGTGGTGCTGACCGCGGAGCACGACATGCTGCGCGACGAGGGCGACGCCTACGCCGAACGGTTGCGCCGAGCGGGCGTGCCGATGCGGCACCACTGCTTCACCGGACAGACGCACGGCTTCCTCACCCAGATCGACGTGCTTCCCGGCAGCGCGGCCGGGGTGGACTACATCGTCGGAGCGGTCGAGGAGTACCTCCCACAACGATGGAAACGAAGCTGA